GCCCTTATAATTGGTCGAAAGTCTCAGGATCCGAAACTCCGATTGTCGACGAATTTGTTCCGGCAGGAGCCACGTCTTTTGAAGTAGGCTCAACTGTTGGCCTGTCCGTTGGAGATGAGATACTGGTTCACAAGATCCCAAATCAAGCTTGGATCGACTTACTAGACATGTATGCAAGCTCTTGGCCGGATGCTCCTGTTCCTCCGCATCGAGATTGGGTGCCAGAAGAATATGATGTCGAATACCCACGAGTGATTACAAAAATCGTAGGCAATCGAATCACGATCAATACCCCACTTGTCCATGCTATAGAGACTCAGTACGGCGGTGGAGAAATCTATCGTTACACTAATAATGGATCTATTCATCACGTCGGTATAGAACGAATTCGCCTTGATTCCACCTACACCAGTTCGACTGATGAAAATCACGGTTGGGATGCTGTAGTCTTTTGGAGAGTCGTCAATGGCTGGGCTCGCCAAGTCACTGCTCGCCACTATGCCTTTAGTTGTGTGAAGGTCTTTAAGCAAAGCTACAACGTCACCGTCGAAGACTGCGCGATGATAGATCCCATTTCTGTCATTACCGGAGGTCGACGTTATTCATTTGTTGCTGACGAGGGATCCCTGGTTCTTTTTCAACGCTGCTATACCCGCGAGGGTAGACATGATTATGTCACGCAAGCAAGAACCCTCGGACCTACTGCGTTTGTCGATTGTCTTGCCGAAGTCGTACATTCAGACATTGGACCTCACCATCGTTACTCGGAAGGTATTTTATTCGACAATGTAAAGGGCGGAGAGATCGCGGTGCAAAATCGAGGGTCCTCAGGCACCGGGCACGGCTGGTCGGGCGCACAGGTAGTTTTCTGGAATTGCAATGGCACCCAAATTCGATGCGATGCTCCCAAAGGCGCGATGAACTTCGCCATAGGCTGTATCGGGCAGAAAGTGCAGGGGAACTCGTTCACTTATACCAATGAACCTTACGGAATTTGGGAGTCTGAGAATCAGCACGTGACCCCACGGAGCCTGTATTACAAGCAATTGGAAGATCGCCTTGGAACACTGGCGATGCTGACGATAACAAACCAAGCTCAACTCAACGGTAACCTCTGGAGCACACTGAGTAGTTGGCAAGGGAATGGCGCTGCTCCCGGCGCCCCAGATTTCACCCCCGTTCAAGTCGATACAGGTCCCGATCGTTTTGCGGCTATTGATGAGGTACTCACGTTGAACGCAGTCATTCGCCAACCGCTGCCTTCCAATTTCCCCATGACAATCACCGGCTGGACCCAACTCAGCGGCCCTGCGAATGCGGTGATCACGCATACACTGTCTCAGTCGACAGCCGCCATATTCCCAGTCCTCGGCACCTATGTATTGCAATTTGAAGCATCACAAACAGATGACTCGGGTCCAGGAGCCCCGCTAGTATATCAAGACACTGATACCGTCTCGATACTGGTCACCTCAGATGGATCCAGCCTGAATCCATCGATTTATGCATCACTCGGAACCATTGCTTCCGGAACTGCGGCGCTCACGTTCGATACCGATACACTCGCATTAACCGGAGGACTCGCAGCGACGGGACAGATTGGGCTCAATCAGGACAACTCAGAAGTAGCGGTTTTCAATTTCGAAAACATAGACCTCACGGCTTCCCCTACTGTAACTGGTAATCGTCCACTCATCCTCATGTCTCAAGGTGACCTCAGGTTGGCAACATCGATCAACGTTAATGGAGGCGTTGGAGGACACACCGTTCACGGAGTTGGAGTAGCGGGCGGTCAAGATGGGGGAGATTCTAATCGCAGCGAAACACCAGGAAATCCAACCGATGGACAAGGCCCAGGAGCCAGTCTTTTTTCCACAGGGAGCTCGGGAGGTGCCGGCTATGGCGGTGCAGGTGGCGCTGGCACTGGATCAGGTGGGACCTCTTACGGCGACGCCATGTTGACTAATATTCTTGGCGGAAGTGGTGCTGGGGGTAATAGCAACAAAGGGGGTGGCGCAGGCGGCGGTGCATTGGCACTTATAGCCATTGGAGATGTTGAAATTACATCTTCCGGAAGCCTATCAGCAAACGGTGGAGTCGGTGCAGGTAGCACTGGAGGTCAAATCACTTCGGGCGGCGGCAGTGGTGGAAGCATATTCATTAGCGGAAACGCAGTCACCATTAATGGGTCGGTGACAGCCAATGGTGGCAACGGCGGCAATGGTGTAATAGGCCAAACCAATGCGGGAGCGGGTGGAGGTGGAAGAATCGCGATCTATTACGAAAGTTTTCTGGATACTACAGACTCGACCATCACAACAAACGGTGGCTTACCGCAAGGGACCGATACCACAGGCCAACCAGGTAGTGCTGGCACAATATACTATAATTTTGAACCCAACATTGCAACGGAGTGGCTAATCAACGAAACCGGCAATAGTTCGCCCACCCCTTCAGATTGGCTCCTGGACAACGATAGCAATGGACTGAGCCTGCGAGTAGAATTTGCGATGGGCTTAACACCATCTGAATATGTATCTGGAATGTTGCCGGTATTCATCTTCGATGGGCCAGGCGAGAATTATCTTAGATTCAATAGGAGGCAAAGTGGAATCAACGCAGAAGATTACGAGATTCAAACAGCCACTTCTCTAACAAGCCAAACGTGGGACCTCATTTTTCCCGATGAATCAAAGACCGTTCCTCATCCTACACTATCCGGATTCGAGCATGTCTTTGTCCCACTCTCATTAGACGCACCGACACGCTTTTTCCGAGTAGAGGTCAAGTAAAAGCCTATCCATTTAAACGAAATGAAAGAGCCCGATTACGGGTGAGGAAGTGCGGAAGGCAAAGAGCAGGTCACCAAAGCACTTGGCGCAGCAGACTACTTTTGCCAACCCTACCACTCATGGGAAAAGGTTGTGTCGAGAACTTCAACCGACTCGTCAATACCTACCCAAGGGTACAAACTTCCTCATCGCAGGCACTGGGACGGACCTATTGGCCATCCAGAGAGTAAAGCTAATGGCCAACGGGATGTTGGTCACTACCTTTCTTCTTACTAAGGCGACGCTCTAGCTGGGCAGCGTGTAAATCAGTCGGATAAAGGTTATCGGAATTTATTGTTTCAACCCATTTACCACCTGGCTGCATAATGGATGCTGCCTCGGTATCAATGCCAACGATATTGATGCTATCGGGCCCAAAACTATTAGGTGGGAGCGGTATGGGCTGATCGGAATGTATGCCCCAAAAAGTGCCGCGGGCACCACAGTGCCTCCCCAGATCGCTGCCACCACCACTACGCCAAACTCGCTCACCAGAACCTACGTACAGGTCCGTGAATAAATTATCGAAGGTAACCCCCTTATGATGATCAAGAGACAAACGCGTCCCTATGCCATTTTTGAAAACATTGCCCCAATTGCGATAGCTCAGTCCGAGATCGTGGATAAAGCTGGTCTGAAAATCGAAATTTTGGAATAGGCAATCGACACCAGAACGCAAGCCATGATGGCCAGTATCTCCATCTGTCGGCTCTCGATCCGAAGTGAATACAACGCCATCAACTGTGCAGAAGTTGCTATACAAAATAATTCCACTGTCGCAATTTTCAATGCGGACGTTTCGAACCCAACAATCCGATGCACCATTCATACCAATGCCGTTCATACCTCGTTCTGTGAAGTGTCCTTCATATGGCTTGACAGGAAAGTGTATTGTCAAGTCTTCGATACCAACTTCACTAACCGTGGGTTCATAGGTTTTTAGCATCGGTGACCATTCTGAGCGCACGTCAAAGGGAAGGTAACGCTCTAACTTTACAGATTCGCCATCAACGGACTCAACACGGCTTACGAATTTGATAATCGTTGGATTTTTAATCTTACTCGTATTCCCGGGATCTTCACTGTATAAATGTGACACGAGTGACTGCTCATCATCATCCGTTAGTTCGATCACTACGCGTTCGCCAACCTTAACTGAAGGCACATCAGCAAGGGCTAGCGTTTGATCACCCATCATTGCTTCGGAGGTCACTTCAGATATTGGTTCAGAATTTATAGTTCCATTAACCCAAAGAAATCCAGCATACCAGGAATAACGCGAAGTGGGACGCCCAGTTGTCGTAGCTCTCATCTGAGGTTTAACGTCCTCCAGCTCTGTAGTGAAGACAAGGATAGTTTCATCAGGTCCTTCTCCTCGTAGTACGATGTTAGGCTTTTCAATCCAGATAATGTCACTTAGCATGTAGCGACCTTCGGGTATGAGGATGGCACCTTCCTTTGTTTCCGCAATTGCTCTACGAAATGAAGCGGTGTCATCAGTAATGCCATCACCCTTTGCTCCATAATCTTTCACATTAGCCGTAACAGGTGGCATTGGAAGAGGTTCTTCACCAAATCGATAACCGGCATATGAGAAATCCGGCAGGCGACCTGACGGCGACCAGAGCTCTCCTTCTTCACCCCATAGATCAGACGTTGTCTTGCCAAAAGCATTGGTTAGAAAAAGCAAGTAGCCGATAAGCACGAATAAATGAGGCATCGATTTCACACAAACGTTCATTGTTTTAATTTTAGATTTTGAACCATGAATTGGTCATTAATTAAATTTCATGAAACCTTATGGTTCAATATAAGTTTCGGTAAGCACTGGCGCTTGATCAACGCGCTCAAGAAAAGAGACAACTCGAATTTTGGGATCATCTGAAAGAGTTTGAGCGCCTTCTTGCCGGGCCATGAAAGTCAATCTCTGGTTATCACGCAAACGAAAGCGTGAGGAATAAACGAGCTTAGCCTCAGGATTTGTAACTGCAATGGCCAGAGTTGACTGAGAATCAGAACTCTCGAGTTCCCATATCGCCTGTTTTCCGGCAGGGACACCACGAACTTCATCAAAGGCTTTTACAACAAGGTCGAGGGAAGAAACATTATAGAAATGAACATTGCGCCCGTTTCCATAAGCAAGCGAGTCATCTACAACTGCAATCCGAAAAGGTAGCCCGCCGGTGCTATTATTCTTAAAAAATATAAATAGAACATCCGACATTCCCGAGGGCACTTGAGCACGAGCCAAAACTGGTGTCCCCTCTCGAAGATTATCCTGAGCACTGCCTTCACTCTGCGAAATCTCAGAACGACCAGACGTATCATCGAATTGCTCGATCGAAGATTGGCGGAACTCAAGCAGCGGCGCCCCTTGGTAAGTTATTGGCGACGAAAAATGTGAGCGATAAACTGCGACTTGTTGATTTGTACTTCCAAGCTCAAATGTATTCTGCACTCCCCAACCCAGCGTACGATAACGAATTCTAACATTACTGTCCGGGTCAAACTGGCCGTGAAGGAAGCATGCAGAAATTAGATATAAGAAAACCAAAATGAGAAGTTTAGAGATGTAACGCATAAAAATTTGATTTAGGGCTCAATCCAACGCATACTGGTAATGACATAACTACGACCAAAGTCCTCGTTAAGGTCTGTCAGGGTACCAACTTCAAATTGTTCATTTTGATTATTAAATACGTATTTGGCTTCATCTGATGTATTCACGAGTGAATCAATATACTCATAAGTTCTTTTCACTACTACCTGACATAGTGCTCGTGTAGTTACTTCACCAGTCAATGAATCCAATGACTCTCCATAAGCATAGATGGTAAATGTGTCACCTCTCGCGGTTAATAAATGAGAAATTCTCTGCAATATATCACCTTGGCTAATCCATTGAGGAGTCCCCTCCCCTAAATGACTCTCCAGTATTTCGCGGTTATAGGCACTGGGCAGGTTTCGGCCTTGAGGAATATCCGTCTCAGCATACTGCTCGGATAGTGGAGTCGATGTATCATCCTGAATAAATGCATTTAGATTCGAATTACGAATCGCGTTCTCCAGTGTTCCGTAGAGGCCATTTTCGACATTTCCTGGCATAAGACGTCGATTGACAAAATCGCTCACGGAAAAGAAAGGCGCTCTCTCCTTTACTTCCGTTACGATTGCCTGGGATAAGTCTTCAAGTTCAGAATCAGTCAATTCCCGAAAACCGTTCATACGCTCCAGTGAGCTTACACTTGGACCCGCCTGAGGAAAGCCGGTACGGGAGATGGGATTGTCCAATGTCAGTTGCCCTTCACCTGGAATATTGACCTGCACACCGTTAGCCCCAGCCAATAATGCTTTCCAGGCGTTTGGGTGCATACTATTAATATTGAAAGCTCCATCTATTTGGAGTGCCTTTGCCGCAAGACCTGGATTTTCCAAATCACTCACTAAAGCATCATCGGCGAGTTGATACCTTTGATTAAAGGCAGGGCTTCCAAGCCCTTCAAGATCAGCCTGATTGATAGCTTGATTAAATCCGGAAAAATAAAATTCATCAAATAATGCATCATTGAGAATATAAGACTGGTCAACCGGGGCGTAGTACTCTGCGGCAACATCAGGAAATCCAGTGTTAGATGCTAATGCTCCAGTATCGGAAATCTTTAATTCCGCCAAGCCATTAGCCACACCATAGAAATGGCTTGATGTGGTTGTCGATACACTCATGTGCTGAAGCTGGCCAATTGAAAGCACACCAAAATCGCTACGTGGAATATCCAGTAAGGATATCTGGTCAACGCCATCTGCAATCGTCAGCCCTGTTCCCCAAAAGGCATTCGAGCCATTCATTTGAATTTCCGGAACATGCATCTGCTGACTCACACCATCTCCGCCATATGCACCTGGTGCATAACCAGCGATCGCACCATAAAGATTATTCGGTGCATTTTCCAGATCATCAGCGGCTGATGGCAAATGGTAAGGAGCCCTCATGTTGTGCCCAACAAACCAACGGTTATTGATCAAATAGCCATGTTCATAGTCATCTCCTGACATATCGTTACTGGGATCATTAAATCCAGCACCAAGTGCCACATCAAAGCGTAGTGCACGACGCGTCATCTCTTCGAAGTCATCAAAGCCTTGGGATGGAATCTGCGCACGGTAGTTTCGTGCCTTTTCAAGAGGATTAATATACAGTTGCAGTGTGTTTGGCGAAGAGCATTCAACACCTAACGCAATTTGGTAAAAGTCCTCAATATCCTCAGGCGTAGGGCTATCACTTAAGCCAATAGCTAAATTGAAAGGAACCAATCGACTCGGATGTGTGTGGCTCGCGGAAGCATCAGTATTAATTTGCAAGGCACCGGCTTCAAGATATGTCTGATTCGAACCTGAGATGTTCGAAGCATTGCGTTGCGACCATTCTGGATGCGCACGTAACTCATTGCCATCTGCATCTTGATTGACTAGTCGAACTACTTTCGGGTTGGTATCAAATGCCCCAACTTCTAGTCGATTGCTACCTGTGTAAAAGTCACCATCATTGGCAACGCCAAAGGCGACTACTTCTCCTGGGGCCATCGTTGTTTCGGGCATTCGAAAAGTCATACCAACATAATCAATTCCGCTTGGATCAGTATAACGATGAAGCGAACCATTGTCCAAGAAGTTGTGGACATCAGGATTCCCATAAGGACCCTGGTCTTGCGTAATGGGTGGATTGCCACTGAATACTTCAATATATTGAGGTGACCCATGTCGCTTGACCCACTCATTTCCAATAAACAAGCCGCGATCTTCAGCTACGTCTCTCACCTCGAAATAGAAATTAACATACTCATCTCCGCTCAGTGAAAGCGATACATTGTATGGATTAAGCATGACAATGACAGGTGCAATGTTCATGAAGAAACGATCACCAACGGCAGGATTGGTCGAGCGCTCGAATTGAGGTGTCATGTCCATTCGATAACGAGTTATTATGGGGAAAAAGCCATGCTGACCAGACGTGTGCTTTGCTGCTTGGAGGGTTTCGTCATCACCGACCATTGACTGGAAATAAGACTGCGTTTGCTGCCAGGTCGGTGCAGGCGGCGCTTGATGAGTTGGATTGACTTGAGGATATCTAACGATGGCCGTCTCTGACCCAACTGCATAGCCAGGAACGCCTTCCAAACCATCTGATAATTGCCCTCGCAAAACAGAGCTTAAGTCAGTCTTTAGGCCACTCAACTTGGCATTTGTGAGTAGCCCACTAGCAGTCGTCGTGAGGTAATCGTCAAGATAACTCGCTTCGATTTCCTGCTGTATATCGGGCAACACTAAAGTGAGGCTATCAGCATTCGAGACTTGATTTGGATTTTCGACCAATCCGAATTCATCAAACAATCCTTCTTGTGAAGTATTAATGCTTTCAATAGCGCTTCGCTGATGTAGCATAAAGCGGCCTCTATCGACGTCTGGTTGTGTGCTCGCTACATTAACCTTATCGATAAAAGCCTTTTGGTTTTCATCCGAGACCCAAAAAGCATACCTTCCCGTAACAGAATCGCCACCAATAATATCCACTTTTTGTACAATAACGGGCTCGTCGTTATAAGCATCCTGGCTCCCAGGAATTTCAAAGCCTGAATTAGAATCAATCCCCGTGCTATAATCTGAGAGTGTTTTAAAGTCACCTGACACAAGCCAGCCCAGAAATGAATTGCCTGAGTCGCTTTTGCGTTGAGCAAATCGGTAGTAAGCGTCACTCTCATTATAAGGATCATTCATATAAGCAAGCCCTGGATCAGAGTCCCAAACACCCAGCCAACGCGGGTGAGCCACACCATCGATTGCCGGTGTATCGGGAGTGCTATCGAATACTGCTGCAGTCGTAGTTACTCGCTGGTCTGGTCCAGTAGCCTTTTGCAGATTCCCCAAGGCGACTGCTAAGCCAAAGAGCGCATTGTTCTGAGCAGATTCTTGTTCCAGGGTATGTTTCGTTCCTGCCAAATTGATCGAGACGATCGTAGAAAGGGATAAAAACAGTAAAACGGTGAAAGCCATGAGGCTGAGCGCAATGAGCAATGCGAAACCTGACCGTCTCAGGTGAGATAGCCTAGGTACAATGGTATCATGACTATGGGATGAGGGCACCATAACAAATTGTAATAATTCGATTTCGAATTATTTTACTGGATGAATCGACTTACAGTACTATGACTAATTTAAGGCTACTGGATTCTGTAGTCGCCCGACGTCTTCGATAGGGATAGCACTAACGGACCCATCGAATAGAAGTGCATTACGATAACTTCCATGAACAGGCATCGTGGGGATGGCTTTGCTCCAACCGGGGCTTCCTATCGGGGCCATTTGATCCACTTCATAAATCCATACCTCGTTATCAAGGCCAAGCGTCGCAAATCGTGACAATAATAGCGGCGTCCCATTCTTAGTAGGGTCACTGCTTGACCTACGAATTCCCAAGGGGTAATAGCTTATTCCATCTTTTCTTACTTCACGATTTATGTAATAACTTGGTCCAACCCCGTTTGTCTCACTATTCCACGCTGGGTAATCGAAAGTTTCACTATAGACTCGCCCTGAATTGTAGACGACAGGCAGATACTCATACAACCTTACAGCCAAGAAAGGCGTAGTGTAGGTACCTTCGCTTTCATCATAAGTCTGCGGGTTAGGAGAACCAAATTCAGCAGGCTGGCCGGAATTCACCGGACCTGGTAGTTGACCTTTGTTATCATTCGCAAACAACTGAATTGCGGAACCTATCTGCCTAAGGTTTGAGGCTGAATTGACACTCGAGGCCTTCGTTTGCATACTTGTAACCAGTGGAAGCAAGATTGCCGCGAGAACAACTAAAATGCCAATAGCGGTGAGCAGCTCAATTAACGTAAAACCTTGGGGGCTCCGAGAAAATCTATTGCAATGCATATATGGGGTGGAGGTCATCATTAACTGTTTTTATACCCTGAATAAATTGCATAATCAATCTTTTGTCAAAGAACATATTACGCAAAAAAGGAAAATAATCGCGCAGAAATCGAGTGGTAAGTATACAAATTATAGCATTCTAATACTCAAAAACTCTGTCACCATTTCGCTCGACATAAGGGTAAAGGGTCCACCGTGGCTGCCATACGATGAGATAAAAGTGTCAACATCTTCGATTTAATATCAAGATGACCAGGATCATCCCAAAGATTATTGGTTTCATTGGGATCTTTCACTAGATCATACAACTCTCCACAATCAAGGCTATGAACTACCACTAATTTGTGAGTTGCAGTTCTAAGCATTGTCGCCTCCGCTGCGGGGTCCTTGTGCCAGGTCATAGCACTGTAAAATTCGCAGTAGATGTCCTCACGATGTTTGTCGACTGGCTCAAAACCTTTTAGAATTCGCCACAGAGAGCGCCCCTGCATCCCAGGGTCTGGATCCAGACCAGCCGCCTCAAGTAATGTCGGTGCTACGTCTGTCAGCTCCACCAGAGCGTTACTACGAACATTTTGCTGAATGATTCCAGGCATAGAAATAATGAGTGGGACACGAATAGCAGGCTCATAAAAGTAAGGACCTTTTAAATAGATACCATGATCACCCAACATCTCTCCATGGTCTGACATAAATATAACAATGGTATTTTCCAGCTGCTCAATCTCTTTCAAGGTAGCCAGCATACGCCCCAACTGAATGTCAATTAAATCGCACATTGCCCAATAGGCAGCACGAACAAGTCGGTGATCGTCTTCTTTCATGCTTTCATAGTTATAAAGTCCCTCTGTGTTGTAGGCACGAATGTGGTCATTTTGCTGAAAAGCTGGCTTATTGTCCAACTCGCCCGCTACATAATTAGGCAAAGGTATATTCTTGGAAATATCCAGATACCGACTCATCATTTCAGGAGGTGGATCAAAGGGATGGTGTGGATCAAAAATATTCACACTAAAGCACCAAGGATGGTCATGCTTCGCATTCTCCTTCATGAAAGTGATTGCTTTTTCGGCACACCAAGTAGTCTGGTGATGCTCTACAGGCATACCCGAGGAAACATACGAGGAACCTTCGAAAGGCTTATCCTCAAATTGTATGTTTTTTTCAGTCAGCCATTGAATGTATTGGTTGGTCGGCCATAGGGGCAAAGGATCGTGCGACCAGTAAAAATCATCATAGCCATCATTAATTCTCTTCTCGGTTCCTATATTTGCAGAGGGGTTACAGGCGCTGAGGTGCAGTTTACCAGATAAGCCGCAAACATATCCTGCATCACTTAGTAAGCGGGTGACCAGCACTTCCGTATCCGGAATATCCTGACCATTTGCACGGCAACGTGTGGTACGAGGGTAGCGCCCCGTCAAGAAAGACGCTCTACTAGGTGTACAAACTGGACTCTGGCAATAGGCATTCTCGAACAAAACTCCTTCGCGTGCCAGCTGATCAGCAACGGGCGTTTGAACCCACTCATTGCCGTAGGCTCCAAGTGTGTCCCAACGTTGTTGGTCAGTACAAATCCAAAGAATATTGGGCGAAGATTTCTTACTCATAACAAATTATCAATATTTGAGATAAAAGAACTACTGGTTTTACTGAAGACTCTACTGGTTCCTAATTGTGAAGCAGATAAACAAAGGTCTATATAAGCCGCTCGTCATCTATTACGCATCGACAAACTAAGTTGTCATAATCTGATCATTACAATAATTTACAACATCACTCAGATTCAATTCGCAGGCGATAAAACGCTGCCCGTGTTGGGTCCCCTACAAAAAGGGCATTGCTTTGATATAAAATACGTTGGTTACCAATATCAGACGAACTACTACTTTCTACCTGAAGTGGATACCAGTTTATAAGGTCATTTGACCATTCAGGAATAAAGAAACCTGCTTGTACTAAATCTGTGCGCCATGGCATCTGAAAATTAACCTGGTTGTCCAGTATCGATACGGCTGGCAAGGGCGCTTGAGGTTGCCGAGGATCGATGCCCCCGAGATAGCTTTCCAGATTGCTCGGCCCACCAGCAACCTGTCGATCTTCAGGATTTGACTGGCTTTCTGGGACTCCGTTCAAAGCAAGCCATTCATCATATGACTGCGAGTCTGGCACGACAATGTCCAAGCGCGGACGTAAACTGGAATCATTTGCTTCGCGAGAAGCAAATTCAAAAACCGGCGAACTGCTCGACTGTTCGGTAACTTCCAATTGCAGTGTTATAGCATCGTCCTGATCTACGCGATCGAGAATTGCATTCAAGGGGATACTTACAGTCCCAGAATCCGGTCCGCCAGACCAACTACCGACCGGATTATTGAAGCTCGGGTAGTTGTTCCAGTTTACCGAATTTTCCTCCCAACTTCCACTATCACCTGCATGCACTAGAGCATCATAGTCCCCATCACCTCCTGTTTTCTCTAACACAAGTGTCACAGATGAATTGTCGATATCTGGCACGCTGATTTGGGAAACATCAAAGCGAAGTAGCGCGACACGCCCATTTGTATTCGTAAACTCCTTTATCCGTAGAATTTCCGACGAACCAAAATTGTCGCCTGAATCTCTCCTCACATAGCTATCATCTATAGGATGCAAAGAAACAGTCGTTGTACCAATATCCCCCTTACTCTGTGGGTAGTCAAAATCAAGATCGAGGATTTGACTGCCCACCGTAGGCCCATCAATGCCAATTTTCGCATTGATACAAAATTGGTAACTACCAGGAGCGGGCACCGTCACTTTGAATTGGGTCTCACCTGTCGACACCCATTGAGGCAAATGAGGAGCCGAAAGAACCTTTATTTCGAATGCAAGATTTTCAGGAGCAAGACCGAGCTGTGAGCCGATTTCAGGAAAAAAACGAATTGGTAAGGTATTGACAGGAAAATTGTCTTCTCGTTTCGAGGTGACATGTAAACGAACCTCTTTCTGACGTTT
The Rubellicoccus peritrichatus DNA segment above includes these coding regions:
- a CDS encoding LamG-like jellyroll fold domain-containing protein, producing the protein MLYHFDEASGAFENSGTEGSSFNLDNTGGATGRSGTTGGVYGASAFVGFGNALDILASGNGNFNSSTAINGGGVFASSSTSATQADYQASNGAFTWEAMVKLDVLNQLQMILSRDNNTSNRGPSIFINNDINFFGFETDIPTTGEHAFVAGEWFHVAVTYNGQEGEADNLKLYWTRVDEQLTEANLLGSFTAASDYDAGSTGELMIGSHGRGEFRSEIRYIDEVRISDIARTADDFIFGEAQPANTSALVYPGSDGRLVYGRYANEDQTLESNRMIDFSHAGYMGGGVAIPMVPVVRTLNPNPSGDDFKRIQTAIDEVAAMPLSSAGFRGAILLTAGDYRVSETLKIADSGIIIRGEGQGADDTVITLTATTQDILFEFKGPYNWSKVSGSETPIVDEFVPAGATSFEVGSTVGLSVGDEILVHKIPNQAWIDLLDMYASSWPDAPVPPHRDWVPEEYDVEYPRVITKIVGNRITINTPLVHAIETQYGGGEIYRYTNNGSIHHVGIERIRLDSTYTSSTDENHGWDAVVFWRVVNGWARQVTARHYAFSCVKVFKQSYNVTVEDCAMIDPISVITGGRRYSFVADEGSLVLFQRCYTREGRHDYVTQARTLGPTAFVDCLAEVVHSDIGPHHRYSEGILFDNVKGGEIAVQNRGSSGTGHGWSGAQVVFWNCNGTQIRCDAPKGAMNFAIGCIGQKVQGNSFTYTNEPYGIWESENQHVTPRSLYYKQLEDRLGTLAMLTITNQAQLNGNLWSTLSSWQGNGAAPGAPDFTPVQVDTGPDRFAAIDEVLTLNAVIRQPLPSNFPMTITGWTQLSGPANAVITHTLSQSTAAIFPVLGTYVLQFEASQTDDSGPGAPLVYQDTDTVSILVTSDGSSLNPSIYASLGTIASGTAALTFDTDTLALTGGLAATGQIGLNQDNSEVAVFNFENIDLTASPTVTGNRPLILMSQGDLRLATSINVNGGVGGHTVHGVGVAGGQDGGDSNRSETPGNPTDGQGPGASLFSTGSSGGAGYGGAGGAGTGSGGTSYGDAMLTNILGGSGAGGNSNKGGGAGGGALALIAIGDVEITSSGSLSANGGVGAGSTGGQITSGGGSGGSIFISGNAVTINGSVTANGGNGGNGVIGQTNAGAGGGGRIAIYYESFLDTTDSTITTNGGLPQGTDTTGQPGSAGTIYYNFEPNIATEWLINETGNSSPTPSDWLLDNDSNGLSLRVEFAMGLTPSEYVSGMLPVFIFDGPGENYLRFNRRQSGINAEDYEIQTATSLTSQTWDLIFPDESKTVPHPTLSGFEHVFVPLSLDAPTRFFRVEVK
- a CDS encoding glycosyl hydrolase family 28-related protein, which gives rise to MPHLFVLIGYLLFLTNAFGKTTSDLWGEEGELWSPSGRLPDFSYAGYRFGEEPLPMPPVTANVKDYGAKGDGITDDTASFRRAIAETKEGAILIPEGRYMLSDIIWIEKPNIVLRGEGPDETILVFTTELEDVKPQMRATTTGRPTSRYSWYAGFLWVNGTINSEPISEVTSEAMMGDQTLALADVPSVKVGERVVIELTDDDEQSLVSHLYSEDPGNTSKIKNPTIIKFVSRVESVDGESVKLERYLPFDVRSEWSPMLKTYEPTVSEVGIEDLTIHFPVKPYEGHFTERGMNGIGMNGASDCWVRNVRIENCDSGIILYSNFCTVDGVVFTSDREPTDGDTGHHGLRSGVDCLFQNFDFQTSFIHDLGLSYRNWGNVFKNGIGTRLSLDHHKGVTFDNLFTDLYVGSGERVWRSGGGSDLGRHCGARGTFWGIHSDQPIPLPPNSFGPDSINIVGIDTEAASIMQPGGKWVETINSDNLYPTDLHAAQLERRLSKKKGSDQHPVGH
- a CDS encoding sulfatase family protein yields the protein MSKKSSPNILWICTDQQRWDTLGAYGNEWVQTPVADQLAREGVLFENAYCQSPVCTPSRASFLTGRYPRTTRCRANGQDIPDTEVLVTRLLSDAGYVCGLSGKLHLSACNPSANIGTEKRINDGYDDFYWSHDPLPLWPTNQYIQWLTEKNIQFEDKPFEGSSYVSSGMPVEHHQTTWCAEKAITFMKENAKHDHPWCFSVNIFDPHHPFDPPPEMMSRYLDISKNIPLPNYVAGELDNKPAFQQNDHIRAYNTEGLYNYESMKEDDHRLVRAAYWAMCDLIDIQLGRMLATLKEIEQLENTIVIFMSDHGEMLGDHGIYLKGPYFYEPAIRVPLIISMPGIIQQNVRSNALVELTDVAPTLLEAAGLDPDPGMQGRSLWRILKGFEPVDKHREDIYCEFYSAMTWHKDPAAEATMLRTATHKLVVVHSLDCGELYDLVKDPNETNNLWDDPGHLDIKSKMLTLLSHRMAATVDPLPLCRAKW